A genomic stretch from Acidobacteriota bacterium includes:
- a CDS encoding carotenoid oxygenase family protein produces the protein MNSNDNSSTPGMTRRQFAQLLGAAGALGLVDTPTLTRVLADSKRNLAYLANRTAGAEGAWELRKIEGKVPNTLNGTLFRVAPGQKETFGVKLRHLFDGDAFISRYSFREGRVSLTAKFLETPQRLEELSVKRMLYTEAGTLAPPPPEGYKPKYGGKNQPSVNIIRWDGRLLGLSEGGHPTAVDLKTLAYQGEWDFHGTLPADVPFTAHPKFDPQTGEGYGYGVQRGMSLALTVFRMDRDGKLKKLYALPQRNYFMIHDMLLAREHLVFVIPPVYFDFMRMMQGERAAPFDLVKYSDKLPTRLLILRKDGTGQPVTVEQPPGMVFHNGNAYEQDGKLVIDSILSADDSVMKAVASWDQTARPSPNHLTRIVIDPATGSVTSRTELETEVELPRFDERRRGTNARYLYTVAWGKETGRADTLAKHDLHRGNAQRAPLGKGRTYGEPVFVPHPGQNSEERGWLLAQGYDGERDETFLEIRDAGTLEVEARIWTGQHFPLGFHGNFYAD, from the coding sequence ATGAACAGCAACGACAACTCATCAACGCCAGGCATGACGCGGCGTCAGTTTGCGCAACTGCTTGGCGCGGCGGGCGCGCTCGGTCTGGTGGATACGCCGACGCTCACCCGCGTGCTGGCCGACAGCAAGCGCAATCTGGCCTATCTGGCAAATCGCACGGCCGGCGCGGAAGGCGCATGGGAATTGAGGAAGATCGAAGGCAAAGTGCCAAATACGCTCAACGGAACACTCTTCCGTGTCGCTCCGGGACAGAAGGAGACCTTTGGCGTCAAGCTGCGTCACCTGTTTGACGGCGACGCGTTCATCTCGCGATACTCGTTCCGCGAGGGCCGCGTCTCGTTGACGGCCAAATTCCTCGAAACGCCCCAACGGTTGGAAGAGTTGAGCGTCAAACGCATGCTCTACACCGAAGCAGGCACTCTTGCGCCGCCGCCGCCCGAAGGATACAAACCAAAATACGGCGGCAAGAATCAGCCGAGTGTGAACATCATTCGCTGGGACGGCCGGTTGCTCGGTTTGTCGGAAGGCGGGCATCCGACAGCAGTTGATTTGAAGACGCTGGCATATCAGGGCGAGTGGGATTTTCACGGGACGCTGCCAGCGGATGTGCCCTTCACCGCGCATCCGAAATTCGATCCGCAGACGGGCGAAGGCTACGGCTACGGCGTGCAGCGAGGAATGAGCCTGGCGCTGACCGTCTTTCGCATGGATCGCGACGGCAAATTGAAGAAGCTCTATGCGCTGCCGCAGCGGAATTACTTTATGATTCACGATATGCTGCTCGCGCGCGAACATCTGGTCTTCGTGATTCCGCCGGTCTATTTCGATTTCATGCGGATGATGCAAGGAGAGCGCGCGGCTCCCTTCGATCTGGTCAAGTATTCCGACAAGCTGCCGACGCGTCTGTTGATCCTGCGCAAGGATGGCACGGGCCAACCCGTCACCGTCGAGCAACCGCCCGGAATGGTCTTTCACAACGGCAACGCGTATGAGCAAGACGGCAAGCTCGTGATCGATTCGATCCTCAGTGCAGACGATTCGGTAATGAAGGCGGTTGCTTCGTGGGATCAGACGGCGCGGCCTTCACCGAATCATCTGACGCGCATCGTGATTGATCCGGCGACCGGCAGCGTCACGAGCCGCACGGAGCTGGAAACCGAGGTCGAGTTGCCGCGCTTTGACGAGCGCCGCAGAGGCACGAATGCACGCTATCTTTACACAGTCGCGTGGGGCAAGGAGACTGGCCGGGCCGACACGCTGGCGAAACACGATCTGCACCGCGGAAACGCGCAACGCGCGCCGCTCGGCAAGGGGCGCACCTACGGCGAACCGGTCTTCGTGCCGCATCCCGGGCAGAACAGCGAAGAGCGTGGCTGGCTGCTGGCGCAGGGCTACGATGGCGAGCGCGATGAGACCTTCCTCGAGATCCGCGACGCGGGCACACTGGAGGTAGAAGCCCGGATCTGGACAGGCCAGCATTTTCCGCTGGGATTTCATGGGAACTTCTACGCGGACTGA
- a CDS encoding protein kinase, with translation MSKELPANTTLSHYRIVSKLGAGGMGEVYLAQDTNLDRKVALKILPAEVASNRDRMDRFVQEAKAASALNHPNIITIHEIDQTDSGHFIATEFIDGDTLRERMQIEPLKLGEVLDVAAQIASALSTAHADGIVHRDIKPENVMLRRDGIVKVLDFGLAKLTERLLPESPDTKAPTSAPIKTEPGMVMGTAAYMSPEQARGLLVDARTDIFSLGVLIYEMVAGRLPFVGSNKIEILAAILSDREPPPLARYTHEAPAELERIVAKALAKEREERYQSAKDLLIDLRHLKKRLEIDTELARTTPPEKFGVPPSGPIPSEAKTARPEGGIPHPPATSSAEYIVDQVKLHKRGVTMTLGVLVLAMVGAIFWYLKHTPAASLTEKDTIVLADFVNTAGDPVFDGTLKQALAVQLEQSPFLNIFSDQRVREALKFMGRSPDERVTRDVGREICQRQGLKAMLVSSIASLGNHYVITLEAVNAQTGDSIAREQSEAENKEQVLHALGDAAMKLREKLGESLQSIQKFDAPIEQATTSSLEAFKAFSLGVEQQLKGRYLEAIPFLKRATEIDPNFALAYARMASMYYNSRQDALAAEASQKAFELRDRVSERERLYVSAGYYDNVTGELEKYLETLELWKRTYPRDASPHNNLAVKYNELGLFDKTVEEAREAIRLNPSSASGYSLLAAAFLGLNRFDEAKEIIGQAQAQKLETTAMRRILFRIAFIQGDATTMKQQIEWVNGKPDEYVAQGWQAETEAFSGQLQKAREFSNRAFKLAERRDLKDVAAQILVGAAARDALLGDCLMMKEQTAKALGISHSQLTMIPAANALATCGEFSQTQTISGELVRRFPKDTILNKVLLPLVQARIELHRGNPAQAIQLLETTRPYEGAAHFQVAYLRGQAYLSQQKGADAAAEFQNILDHRGWQPTSPLYSLAHVGLARAAVLQGNTAKARKTYQDFLALWKDADPDTPILIQAKKEYEKLK, from the coding sequence ATGAGTAAGGAACTACCAGCCAATACCACGCTGTCACATTACCGCATCGTCTCGAAACTCGGCGCGGGCGGCATGGGTGAAGTGTATCTGGCGCAGGACACAAACCTCGACCGGAAAGTGGCACTGAAGATCTTGCCGGCAGAGGTGGCTTCGAATCGCGATCGCATGGATCGGTTTGTACAGGAAGCAAAGGCGGCTTCTGCGCTCAATCATCCCAACATCATTACGATCCACGAGATTGACCAAACGGACTCAGGTCACTTCATCGCAACTGAGTTCATTGATGGGGACACTTTGCGCGAACGCATGCAAATCGAGCCGCTGAAGCTTGGCGAAGTTCTCGATGTTGCGGCGCAGATCGCCAGTGCGCTTTCGACTGCTCACGCTGACGGCATCGTGCATCGCGACATCAAGCCTGAGAATGTCATGCTTCGTCGTGATGGCATCGTGAAGGTGTTGGATTTTGGTCTTGCGAAATTAACAGAGCGGTTGCTGCCGGAGTCGCCTGATACCAAGGCGCCGACATCAGCTCCAATCAAAACTGAACCCGGGATGGTGATGGGAACGGCCGCTTACATGTCGCCGGAACAGGCGCGCGGACTTCTCGTAGATGCCCGTACCGACATCTTCAGCCTTGGTGTTTTGATTTACGAGATGGTCGCGGGCCGTCTGCCGTTCGTAGGCTCGAACAAAATCGAAATTCTGGCGGCGATTCTGAGCGACAGAGAACCGCCGCCACTTGCTCGGTATACGCATGAGGCGCCGGCCGAGCTCGAGCGCATTGTGGCGAAGGCGCTGGCGAAGGAACGGGAGGAGCGGTATCAGTCAGCGAAGGATCTGCTGATTGACCTGCGGCATTTGAAAAAGCGTCTGGAGATTGACACGGAACTGGCGCGGACGACGCCACCCGAAAAGTTTGGAGTACCGCCTTCGGGCCCAATTCCCTCCGAGGCCAAAACGGCGCGGCCTGAAGGCGGTATTCCACACCCGCCCGCGACCTCCAGCGCGGAGTACATCGTCGATCAGGTTAAGCTTCATAAGCGTGGTGTAACAATGACGCTTGGAGTGCTTGTGCTGGCGATGGTCGGCGCAATTTTCTGGTACCTCAAACACACTCCCGCCGCTTCTCTGACTGAGAAGGACACCATCGTCCTTGCTGACTTCGTCAATACCGCAGGCGACCCCGTCTTCGACGGAACACTCAAGCAGGCACTTGCTGTGCAACTCGAGCAATCACCTTTCTTGAATATCTTCTCGGACCAACGTGTGCGCGAGGCGCTCAAGTTCATGGGACGCTCGCCGGACGAGCGCGTGACGAGAGACGTGGGGCGCGAGATTTGCCAGCGTCAGGGATTGAAAGCAATGCTCGTGAGTTCGATTGCGAGCCTGGGAAACCATTACGTTATCACGCTGGAAGCTGTCAACGCACAGACCGGCGACTCGATTGCGCGTGAACAGTCGGAAGCTGAAAACAAGGAGCAGGTGCTTCATGCGCTTGGCGATGCGGCGATGAAGCTTAGAGAGAAGTTGGGCGAGTCGCTTCAATCAATCCAGAAGTTCGACGCGCCGATTGAGCAGGCCACAACCTCTTCGCTTGAAGCCTTCAAAGCCTTCTCCCTGGGAGTTGAACAGCAATTAAAGGGCAGGTATCTCGAAGCTATTCCATTTCTCAAACGTGCGACGGAAATAGACCCGAATTTCGCGCTCGCTTATGCTCGGATGGCATCAATGTACTATAACAGCAGGCAGGACGCCCTTGCCGCCGAAGCCTCGCAAAAAGCGTTTGAGTTGCGTGATCGAGTCAGCGAGCGCGAACGACTCTATGTATCTGCCGGTTACTACGACAACGTAACTGGAGAGTTGGAGAAGTATCTTGAGACGTTAGAACTGTGGAAGCGCACGTATCCGCGCGACGCTTCGCCGCACAACAATCTCGCCGTTAAATACAACGAGCTAGGTCTTTTCGATAAAACCGTCGAAGAGGCGCGTGAAGCGATTCGCCTCAATCCGAGTTCGGCTTCCGGCTACTCGCTCTTAGCCGCCGCCTTCCTAGGCCTCAATCGCTTCGATGAGGCTAAGGAGATCATCGGGCAGGCGCAGGCACAGAAGCTCGAAACCACAGCCATGCGCAGAATTCTTTTTCGGATTGCTTTTATACAGGGTGATGCGACGACGATGAAGCAACAGATTGAATGGGTGAACGGAAAGCCGGATGAATATGTTGCTCAAGGTTGGCAGGCCGAGACTGAGGCGTTTTCAGGCCAGTTGCAAAAAGCCAGAGAATTTTCTAACCGCGCCTTTAAGTTAGCAGAGCGCCGCGACTTGAAAGACGTTGCAGCGCAGATTTTGGTGGGAGCCGCGGCGCGGGACGCGCTATTGGGTGATTGCCTGATGATGAAAGAGCAGACCGCAAAGGCGCTCGGCATATCGCACAGTCAGCTTACGATGATCCCTGCGGCCAACGCACTGGCTACCTGCGGCGAGTTCAGCCAAACACAAACTATTAGTGGTGAATTGGTCAGGCGTTTTCCGAAAGACACCATACTCAATAAAGTTTTGCTGCCACTCGTTCAGGCCCGAATTGAACTGCATAGAGGCAATCCGGCTCAGGCGATTCAGTTGTTGGAGACGACCAGACCTTACGAAGGGGCGGCTCATTTCCAAGTCGCCTACCTGCGCGGCCAGGCCTACCTCAGCCAGCAGAAAGGGGCGGACGCCGCCGCCGAATTCCAGAACATACTCGACCACAGGGGCTGGCAACCAACCTCTCCTTTATACTCGCTCGCGCACGTGGGCCTCGCGCGCGCCGCCGTGCTTCAAGGCAACACGGCAAAAGCGCGCAAGACTTATCAGGATTTCTTGGCGCTGTGGAAAGACGCAGACCCGGACACTCCGATTCTGATACAAGCAAAGAAAGAGTACGAGAAGCTGAAGTGA
- a CDS encoding nucleoside triphosphate pyrophosphohydrolase, whose amino-acid sequence MAERENQAVVVMWFIDNHPQASAHKVLPWFHSKAELATPKAAPRTKLSSATDFYIKTVSEWEKFRRDVESGKRIQRVIVEPEDAELIRNQQFARELGALAASNNIVVELSGGILSHAYYVLQRSGASVECIDLYGEDEDVAEYNKLVRDKIPALIEARGERVETVELKGDALVAALQRKLVEEAFEARDAKSGPELIGEMADILEVARSLCGALNVSTSEVEAEREDKRRSRGGFDKGLMLKKTATPHSIPKEPAIYLEPPALNLKADRAPEPIISEIADLPSKPLYRRPDLRQIERQLEKLFTFETDTTLMGDRAGNVDQTLNFSMPMGQGIRGNFALTVELRRTGSSIRGVVRLRPGPLQLEFQFGDAPLERES is encoded by the coding sequence GTGGCTGAACGTGAAAATCAGGCGGTGGTCGTCATGTGGTTTATTGACAACCATCCCCAAGCGAGTGCCCACAAGGTGCTACCGTGGTTCCACAGTAAAGCGGAATTAGCTACCCCCAAGGCGGCCCCGCGTACAAAGCTATCAAGCGCTACGGATTTCTACATTAAGACTGTAAGTGAGTGGGAGAAGTTTCGCCGAGACGTAGAATCGGGAAAACGAATACAACGCGTCATCGTAGAACCTGAGGATGCCGAGCTGATTAGAAATCAGCAATTTGCGCGCGAATTGGGAGCCTTGGCCGCTTCCAACAACATTGTTGTTGAATTGTCGGGCGGAATACTCTCGCATGCCTATTACGTGCTTCAGAGGAGCGGTGCCTCCGTCGAATGCATTGATCTATACGGCGAAGACGAGGATGTAGCGGAGTATAACAAGCTAGTCCGCGATAAAATACCCGCTCTAATCGAGGCGCGCGGTGAGCGGGTCGAGACGGTCGAGCTAAAGGGCGACGCTCTGGTGGCCGCCTTGCAGCGAAAGCTTGTGGAAGAAGCATTCGAGGCGCGCGACGCCAAGTCCGGACCGGAGTTAATCGGTGAGATGGCCGACATCCTTGAGGTTGCGCGATCGTTGTGTGGGGCCTTGAACGTTAGTACCAGTGAAGTCGAAGCCGAGCGCGAAGACAAACGTAGGAGCCGAGGTGGCTTCGACAAGGGCTTGATGCTCAAGAAGACAGCAACACCGCATTCGATTCCGAAGGAGCCCGCGATTTATCTCGAACCGCCTGCGCTCAATCTGAAGGCCGACCGAGCACCTGAGCCCATCATTTCCGAGATAGCGGATCTCCCTTCTAAGCCGCTTTACCGCAGACCTGATCTACGCCAAATCGAGCGCCAACTCGAAAAACTATTCACGTTCGAGACGGACACAACCCTAATGGGAGACAGAGCGGGAAACGTTGATCAGACTTTGAACTTCTCGATGCCCATGGGTCAGGGCATTCGGGGGAACTTCGCTTTAACTGTTGAGTTGCGGCGGACTGGCTCTTCGATACGCGGGGTTGTAAGACTACGTCCGGGGCCGTTGCAGCTTGAGTTCCAGTTTGGCGATGCGCCACTCGAGAGAGAATCCTGA
- a CDS encoding alkaline phosphatase family protein: MTESFLPQVQNIVFLMLENRSLDNLLGWLYTKSPGWNPPPLPLNVYPKGSSAKYDGLTAGMYSNPDPDTGNPVTVIPVSDSNWQSGYAIPYRDPYEALKAYPSDIRAPNGWNGVMNQLFGNQNIITGLPSKSDGAPQMKGFLQDYKSWDDGSWQGQDILWTYTPTQANIINSIALQYGVSDRWFCSAPTETTPNRAYSLCGTSLGHESDAASTYNHTTIFNAIAANKSWGLYAYDRNYGGSGKTYTEGAFPLISKARNGEIGSIMKFSDRARAGTLPAFTYLEPNWTDWDTTGNDYHPNSIIPPGEQFLSNVYQAVRYGKQWDHTLLIITFDEHGGTYDHVQPPWGSLNPDGLNGDETGFKFDLFGARVPTILVSPFVPPSTVFRAPQENIKNQKYPFDHTSFIKTLLKWAGVYDAKAPSFGKRMLAAPTFESVLANHSVNDGNVNFIKEQTMAPTAFAPPNLLHPAGPPEVLRPLLKGIPIRLARKILATCKTLDEVKAEVERYRKDPKRRP; the protein is encoded by the coding sequence ATGACAGAATCATTCCTGCCGCAGGTGCAGAACATCGTTTTTCTCATGCTGGAAAACCGCTCTCTCGACAACTTGCTCGGATGGCTTTATACGAAGAGTCCGGGCTGGAACCCTCCCCCGCTCCCTCTGAACGTGTATCCCAAGGGGAGTTCGGCAAAATATGACGGCCTTACGGCGGGAATGTACTCAAACCCTGATCCCGACACCGGTAATCCTGTCACTGTAATTCCAGTATCAGATTCGAACTGGCAGTCCGGCTATGCGATTCCCTATAGAGATCCGTACGAAGCCCTCAAGGCCTACCCGTCAGATATAAGGGCGCCCAACGGTTGGAATGGCGTCATGAATCAGCTCTTCGGCAATCAGAATATCATCACGGGTCTACCATCTAAGAGCGACGGTGCGCCTCAGATGAAAGGCTTTCTTCAAGATTATAAGTCCTGGGACGATGGATCGTGGCAAGGCCAGGACATACTTTGGACCTATACTCCCACTCAGGCGAATATCATCAACAGTATCGCGCTTCAATATGGGGTCAGCGACCGCTGGTTCTGCTCGGCGCCGACAGAGACGACTCCTAACCGCGCGTATTCGCTTTGCGGTACGTCCCTGGGTCACGAGAGCGACGCAGCCTCTACTTACAATCACACGACGATCTTTAACGCCATCGCAGCGAACAAGAGCTGGGGGTTATATGCGTACGATCGAAATTATGGGGGTTCGGGAAAGACGTACACAGAAGGCGCGTTCCCGCTGATCTCTAAGGCAAGAAACGGTGAGATCGGCAGCATCATGAAGTTCAGCGATCGAGCGCGCGCGGGAACGCTGCCTGCCTTCACTTACCTCGAGCCAAATTGGACTGATTGGGACACGACAGGGAACGATTATCATCCGAACTCCATCATACCCCCGGGTGAGCAATTCCTCAGCAATGTGTACCAGGCCGTGCGCTACGGCAAACAATGGGATCACACTCTGCTTATCATCACATTCGATGAGCATGGGGGCACGTACGACCATGTTCAGCCTCCATGGGGTTCGCTGAACCCGGACGGGCTGAATGGCGACGAGACTGGATTCAAATTCGATCTGTTCGGCGCGCGCGTGCCGACAATCCTCGTGTCGCCCTTTGTGCCTCCGTCAACAGTATTCCGCGCGCCTCAGGAGAATATCAAAAACCAGAAGTACCCGTTTGATCACACTTCATTCATTAAGACTCTGCTGAAATGGGCCGGTGTATACGATGCCAAAGCGCCCAGCTTCGGCAAACGCATGCTGGCCGCGCCAACCTTTGAAAGTGTGCTTGCCAATCATTCGGTGAACGACGGGAATGTGAATTTCATCAAGGAGCAGACAATGGCGCCGACAGCTTTCGCGCCGCCCAACCTGCTCCACCCGGCCGGCCCGCCCGAGGTGCTGAGGCCGCTGCTGAAGGGGATACCTATCCGGTTGGCTCGGAAGATCCTCGCGACTTGCAAAACATTGGACGAAGTCAAGGCGGAGGTCGAACGCTACCGAAAGGATCCGAAGAGGAGGCCTTGA
- a CDS encoding 2Fe-2S iron-sulfur cluster-binding protein — MNNKVSFYLNGKLVSIENPSPDLLLIDYLRSPDVALSGPKKPCGEGGCGGCTVILSRWDEKQNKAEHRAINSCLRPVCALGGLVITTVEGTGAVRKPDAQFLQHTLTASRSAAPIGEQHSPVFIEASEAAGEKRKSVLKAITAKLKGKDVTAPLKLVDHVAACPSEHSHDGMNPVAHQLALYNGSQCGYCSVGFVMNMSEFIFTHPKATKKEIEDAFDGNLCRCTGYRAILTGMKTFASDWQESDVTDQIKCLEDHVSEAQLPGTVEIPFPIAARGPAEPVSTNAGPQQWRTPTSLTALAEILHNERNQKIRLVHGNTSYGVYKPEYLDTTLFVDIRLIPELNFPIAGRGKRDKEIVVADRLNGLVSQFVESDIVRNNDNYWWVHLG; from the coding sequence ATGAACAACAAAGTCTCCTTTTACCTTAATGGCAAGCTCGTATCGATCGAGAACCCATCGCCCGATCTGCTGCTGATTGATTACCTGCGCTCGCCCGACGTGGCGCTCTCCGGACCCAAGAAGCCGTGTGGCGAGGGAGGCTGCGGCGGCTGCACCGTCATACTTTCAAGGTGGGATGAAAAGCAGAATAAGGCCGAGCATCGCGCGATCAACTCGTGCCTGCGGCCGGTATGCGCGCTGGGCGGACTCGTCATCACTACTGTCGAGGGGACCGGCGCAGTGCGCAAACCCGATGCGCAGTTTTTGCAACATACGCTCACAGCGTCGCGTTCCGCCGCTCCGATCGGTGAGCAGCATTCGCCCGTGTTCATCGAAGCGAGTGAGGCTGCAGGAGAAAAACGCAAATCCGTCCTTAAAGCCATAACGGCGAAGCTTAAAGGCAAAGACGTTACCGCGCCCCTGAAGCTCGTCGACCATGTCGCCGCTTGCCCCTCGGAACACTCGCACGACGGCATGAATCCCGTCGCCCACCAGCTCGCCTTGTACAACGGGAGCCAGTGCGGTTACTGCAGCGTTGGCTTTGTGATGAACATGTCCGAATTCATCTTCACCCATCCCAAGGCTACTAAGAAGGAAATCGAGGACGCATTCGACGGCAATCTCTGCCGCTGCACAGGCTATCGGGCGATCCTCACGGGTATGAAGACATTCGCATCGGACTGGCAAGAATCGGACGTGACGGACCAGATCAAGTGCCTCGAGGACCACGTTAGCGAAGCGCAGCTCCCGGGCACCGTCGAGATTCCTTTTCCAATAGCGGCGCGAGGCCCCGCCGAACCAGTATCCACTAACGCCGGCCCCCAGCAATGGCGCACGCCGACCTCGCTAACCGCGCTTGCGGAGATTCTGCATAACGAACGCAACCAGAAGATCAGGCTCGTCCACGGCAACACGTCGTATGGCGTTTACAAGCCCGAGTACCTCGACACAACACTCTTCGTCGACATCCGGCTGATACCCGAACTGAACTTCCCCATAGCTGGGCGCGGAAAGAGGGATAAAGAAATCGTCGTCGCTGACCGACTCAATGGCTTGGTCAGCCAATTCGTCGAGTCCGATATAGTCAGGAACAATGACAATTACTGGTGGGTCCACCTCGGCTAG
- a CDS encoding DUF433 domain-containing protein produces the protein MKESERAHLIGGYIVTDPRICHGKPTFRGTRVLVADVLEQVASGAAWETIIEDWNDSITKEAIGEAMQLEQGLAIRQ, from the coding sequence ATGAAAGAATCGGAGAGAGCTCATTTGATTGGCGGTTACATTGTGACTGATCCGAGAATCTGTCACGGCAAACCGACTTTTCGTGGCACGCGGGTGCTGGTTGCGGATGTGCTGGAACAAGTCGCAAGCGGAGCGGCTTGGGAAACGATCATCGAAGATTGGAACGACAGCATCACGAAAGAGGCCATCGGCGAAGCCATGCAACTGGAGCAAGGTCTAGCAATCAGACAATGA